A genomic window from Micromonospora violae includes:
- a CDS encoding glycosyltransferase family 2 protein produces the protein MTRPQVTAVMLAYGAEPYLVDAARAVLASTDIDIDLVVVDNGCTGDGIDIVKGFPQVRVVRPEQNTGYSGGCRVGATEATGDWLAFVNSDAIVAPDALAKTVAVAAEPAVGAAMASIRLADNPELINTSGNPLHFTGLSWAGGNGEPATAHAVRTRVPSLSGCCFVISRQRWQELDGFAAEYFAYHEDTELSLRLWQRGLRLEYVPDAVVRHHYEFSRNDLKLYLVERNRLVTLLTAYQTRTLVVLAPMLLLTEAAMLAAALAGGWTRQKTRGWGWLWRNRSWVGARRRQLQAERTVPDGVIAELMTARVAPSNVDSPPGMGVFNAVAAGYWALARPLLQRR, from the coding sequence ATGACCCGCCCACAGGTGACCGCGGTCATGCTCGCCTACGGCGCCGAGCCGTACCTGGTCGACGCCGCCCGAGCCGTCCTGGCCAGCACCGACATCGACATCGACCTGGTCGTCGTCGACAACGGTTGCACCGGCGACGGCATCGACATCGTCAAGGGCTTCCCGCAGGTCCGGGTGGTCCGCCCCGAGCAGAACACCGGCTACTCCGGCGGCTGCCGGGTCGGTGCCACCGAAGCCACCGGCGACTGGCTCGCCTTCGTCAACTCCGACGCCATCGTCGCCCCCGACGCCCTCGCCAAGACGGTCGCGGTCGCCGCCGAACCGGCCGTCGGCGCCGCGATGGCGTCCATCCGCCTCGCCGACAACCCGGAGCTAATCAACACCTCCGGCAACCCGCTGCACTTCACCGGGCTGTCCTGGGCCGGCGGCAACGGCGAACCGGCCACCGCCCACGCCGTACGCACCAGAGTGCCGTCGCTCAGCGGCTGCTGCTTCGTGATCAGCCGCCAACGCTGGCAGGAACTCGACGGCTTCGCCGCCGAATACTTCGCCTACCACGAGGACACCGAACTCAGCCTGCGGCTCTGGCAACGCGGCCTACGACTGGAGTACGTTCCCGACGCCGTCGTCCGCCACCACTACGAGTTCTCCCGCAACGACCTCAAGCTCTACCTGGTGGAACGCAACCGGCTGGTCACCCTGCTCACCGCGTACCAGACCCGCACGCTGGTGGTGCTCGCACCGATGCTGCTGCTCACCGAGGCCGCCATGCTCGCCGCCGCGCTCGCCGGCGGTTGGACCCGGCAGAAGACCCGCGGCTGGGGATGGCTGTGGCGCAACCGGTCCTGGGTCGGTGCCCGCCGCCGCCAACTCCAAGCCGAACGAACCGTGCCCGACGGGGTGATCGCCGAGCTGATGACCGCCCGGGTCGCCCCGTCGAACGTCGACTCGCCCCCCGGCATGGGCGTGTTCAACGCGGTCGCCGCCGGCTACTGGGCCCTCGCCCGCCCCCTGCTGCAGCGCCGCTGA
- a CDS encoding ubiquitin-like protein Pup — protein sequence MATHDSGGQSQSGKSRQGEEIEDVTTEANPEVAERHAEITEDVDDLLDEIDSVLEENAEEFVRGYVQKGGQ from the coding sequence GTGGCCACTCATGACAGCGGCGGCCAGTCGCAGTCCGGCAAGTCCCGTCAGGGCGAGGAGATCGAGGACGTCACCACCGAGGCCAACCCCGAGGTGGCCGAGCGGCACGCCGAGATCACCGAGGACGTCGACGACCTCCTCGACGAGATCGACTCCGTCCTCGAAGAAAACGCAGAGGAGTTCGTGAGAGGTTACGTACAAAAAGGAGGTCAGTGA
- the prcA gene encoding proteasome subunit alpha: MAMQFYASPEQIMRDRSELARKGIARGRSAVVLSYSGGVLFVAENLSSALHKVSEIYDRIGFAAVGRYNEFENLRRAGVRMADLNGLSYDRRDVTGRALANAFAQTLGAIFTEQSKPFEVEICVAEVGATAADDELYRLTYDGSVNDEPGRMAMGGQAEAITGVLKSNHRPDMSLGEAVQVAVQALSSVGGEGGASRTIAANQLEVAVLDRQRVGRTFRRITGAALTALLDGDAAPAASDLPDTPSVPTGEAGKPTSSAGSADLEDRPGQADS, from the coding sequence GTGGCCATGCAGTTCTACGCCTCGCCCGAACAGATCATGCGTGACCGCTCCGAGTTGGCCCGTAAGGGCATCGCTCGCGGGCGCAGCGCCGTGGTCCTGAGCTACTCCGGCGGGGTGCTCTTCGTTGCGGAGAACCTTTCCAGCGCCCTGCACAAGGTCAGTGAGATCTACGACCGGATCGGCTTCGCCGCGGTCGGCCGTTACAACGAGTTCGAGAACCTCCGGCGGGCCGGCGTGCGGATGGCCGACCTGAACGGGCTGAGCTACGACCGCCGGGACGTCACCGGGCGGGCGCTGGCCAACGCGTTCGCGCAGACCCTTGGCGCGATCTTCACCGAGCAGTCGAAGCCGTTCGAGGTGGAGATCTGTGTGGCCGAGGTCGGGGCCACGGCCGCTGACGACGAGTTGTACCGGCTCACCTACGACGGTTCGGTCAACGACGAGCCTGGTCGGATGGCGATGGGTGGTCAGGCTGAGGCGATCACCGGCGTGTTGAAGTCCAACCACCGGCCGGACATGTCGCTCGGGGAGGCGGTCCAGGTCGCCGTGCAGGCCCTGAGCAGTGTCGGCGGGGAGGGCGGTGCCTCCCGGACGATCGCCGCGAACCAGCTTGAGGTGGCGGTGCTGGACCGTCAGCGGGTCGGTCGGACGTTCCGGCGGATCACCGGGGCCGCGCTGACCGCGTTGCTGGATGGGGACGCGGCACCGGCGGCGAGCGACCTGCCGGACACGCCGAGCGTGCCGACCGGTGAAGCGGGTAAGCCGACCAGTTCGGCGGGCTCCGCCGACCTGGAGGATCGGCCGGGGCAGGCCGACAGCTGA
- a CDS encoding glycosyltransferase family 2 protein — protein sequence MVNGKRTLIIIPALNESGSIADVVGEVRGELPGVDVLVVDDGSTDRTAAVAAAAGAKVAQLPYNLGVGGAMRLGYRYARDHDYDVAIQIDADGQHDPRYVPKLVDLLDDNDLVIGARFAGEGDYNVRGPRRWAMVMLSAVLSRVARTKLTDTTSGFRAANRRVIEMFAGWYPAEYLGDTVETLVHTARRGYRIRQVPVAMRKRMAGTPSHSPAKAMVYLGRAFAVLTLALIRR from the coding sequence ATGGTTAACGGCAAGCGCACACTGATCATCATTCCGGCTCTCAACGAGTCCGGCTCGATCGCCGACGTCGTCGGCGAGGTCCGCGGCGAACTGCCCGGCGTCGACGTGCTCGTTGTCGACGACGGCTCCACCGACCGCACCGCCGCCGTCGCCGCCGCCGCCGGCGCGAAGGTCGCCCAACTGCCGTACAACCTCGGCGTCGGCGGGGCCATGCGCCTCGGCTACCGCTACGCCCGCGACCACGACTACGACGTCGCCATCCAGATCGACGCCGACGGCCAGCACGACCCCCGGTACGTGCCGAAGCTCGTCGACCTGCTCGACGACAACGACCTCGTCATCGGCGCCCGCTTCGCCGGTGAGGGCGACTACAACGTCCGCGGCCCCCGCCGCTGGGCGATGGTGATGCTCTCCGCCGTGCTGTCCCGGGTCGCGCGCACCAAGCTCACCGACACCACCTCCGGCTTCCGGGCCGCCAACCGGCGGGTCATCGAGATGTTCGCCGGCTGGTACCCGGCCGAGTACCTCGGCGACACCGTGGAGACCCTGGTGCACACCGCCCGTCGGGGCTACCGCATCCGCCAGGTGCCGGTCGCCATGCGCAAGCGGATGGCCGGCACGCCCAGCCACTCCCCCGCCAAGGCGATGGTCTACCTCGGCCGCGCGTTCGCCGTCCTCACGCTGGCCCTCATTCGCCGGTGA
- the rfbB gene encoding dTDP-glucose 4,6-dehydratase, whose protein sequence is MRILVTGGAGFIGSEYVRLLLGKPLGGADGVPPLEPAVVTVLDKLTYSGNLANLEPVSDDPRLRFVQGDICDPDVVDQVVAEHDVIVHFAAESHVDRSIAGAAPFVTTNVLGTQTLLDAALRHGTGRFVHVSTDEVYGSIDEGSWTETWPLAPNSPYSASKAGSDLLALSYHRTHGMDVVVTRCSNNYGPYQFPEKVIPLFVTNLLDGGTVPLYGDGGNIRDWLHVHDHCRGIALVQQKGRAGEVYNIGGGTELTNKELTGLLLDACDAGWDRVVPVTDRKGHDRRYSLDISKISAELGYQPSITLDQGLADTVRWYRDNRSWWEPLKSAPTA, encoded by the coding sequence GTGAGGATCCTCGTCACCGGCGGAGCCGGATTCATCGGGTCGGAGTACGTTCGCCTGCTGCTGGGCAAGCCCCTCGGCGGTGCGGACGGCGTGCCGCCGCTCGAGCCGGCCGTCGTGACCGTGCTGGACAAGCTGACCTACTCGGGCAACCTGGCCAACCTCGAGCCGGTCAGCGACGACCCGCGACTGCGGTTCGTGCAGGGCGACATCTGCGACCCGGACGTGGTCGACCAGGTGGTGGCCGAGCACGACGTGATCGTGCACTTCGCCGCCGAATCCCACGTCGACCGCTCGATCGCCGGTGCCGCGCCGTTCGTCACCACCAACGTGCTGGGCACCCAGACGCTGCTCGACGCGGCGCTGCGCCACGGCACCGGCCGGTTCGTGCACGTCTCCACCGACGAGGTCTACGGCTCGATCGACGAAGGCTCCTGGACCGAGACCTGGCCACTGGCCCCCAACTCGCCGTACTCGGCGTCCAAGGCCGGCTCCGACCTGCTCGCGCTGTCGTACCACCGCACCCACGGCATGGACGTCGTCGTCACCCGCTGCTCCAACAACTACGGGCCGTACCAGTTCCCGGAGAAGGTCATCCCGCTGTTCGTCACCAACCTGCTCGACGGCGGCACCGTCCCCCTCTACGGCGACGGCGGCAACATCCGTGACTGGCTGCACGTGCACGACCACTGCCGCGGCATCGCACTGGTCCAGCAGAAGGGCCGCGCCGGCGAGGTCTACAACATCGGCGGCGGCACCGAACTGACCAACAAGGAACTCACCGGGCTGCTCCTGGACGCCTGCGACGCCGGGTGGGACCGGGTCGTCCCGGTCACCGACCGCAAGGGCCACGACCGCCGGTACTCCCTCGACATCAGCAAGATCAGCGCGGAGCTCGGCTACCAACCCAGCATCACCCTGGACCAGGGCCTCGCCGACACCGTCCGCTGGTACCGGGACAACCGCAGCTGGTGGGAACCCCTCAAGTCCGCGCCGACCGCATGA
- the rfbD gene encoding dTDP-4-dehydrorhamnose reductase, producing MTRLLVTGAGGMLGRDLVTVLEARPDLKVTAATRADLDITDRAAVQAAVAGHDVVINAAAWTNVDAAETDEAAATAINGDAVANLAAACATGGTRLIQVSTDYVLAGDADTPYPEDAPTAPVNAYGRGKLVGEQAVARLLPDTGYVVRTAWLYGAHGPNFVATMLRLATQREHLDVVDDQHGQPTWSHALAERLVALADAALAGDAPPGVYHGTCAGQTTWYGLARATFTLAGLDPERIRPTTSDRYPRPAPRPAYSVLRHDRWAAVGLPPLPDWHSALVDAFRSPTPPAPWKVA from the coding sequence ATGACCCGACTCCTCGTCACCGGCGCGGGCGGGATGCTCGGCCGGGACCTGGTCACCGTGCTGGAGGCCCGGCCCGACCTCAAGGTGACCGCCGCCACCCGCGCCGACCTGGACATCACCGACCGGGCGGCGGTTCAGGCCGCCGTCGCCGGGCACGACGTGGTGATCAACGCGGCCGCCTGGACCAACGTCGACGCCGCCGAGACCGACGAGGCTGCGGCGACCGCAATCAACGGCGACGCCGTCGCCAACCTGGCCGCGGCGTGCGCCACCGGCGGAACCCGGCTGATCCAGGTCTCCACCGACTACGTCCTCGCCGGCGACGCGGACACCCCCTACCCGGAGGACGCGCCCACCGCGCCGGTCAACGCCTACGGGCGCGGCAAGCTGGTCGGCGAGCAGGCCGTCGCGCGGCTGCTCCCCGACACCGGGTACGTCGTGCGCACCGCCTGGCTGTACGGCGCGCACGGCCCGAACTTCGTGGCCACCATGCTCCGACTCGCCACCCAGCGCGAACACCTCGACGTGGTCGACGACCAGCACGGCCAGCCCACCTGGTCCCACGCGCTCGCCGAGCGGCTCGTCGCGCTCGCCGACGCGGCGCTGGCCGGCGACGCGCCACCCGGCGTCTACCACGGCACCTGCGCCGGCCAGACAACCTGGTACGGGCTGGCCCGCGCCACGTTCACGCTGGCCGGGCTGGACCCGGAACGGATCCGGCCCACCACCAGCGACCGGTATCCGCGTCCCGCCCCCCGGCCTGCGTACAGTGTGCTAAGGCACGACCGTTGGGCCGCGGTGGGTCTACCCCCGCTTCCGGACTGGCACAGCGCCCTGGTCGACGCGTTCCGCTCCCCCACTCCACCCGCCCCGTGGAAGGTCGCATGA
- a CDS encoding endonuclease VII domain-containing protein has protein sequence MAPINDDRDGLRRCRDCSEWKPLDQFCASSKRPDGRGSYCKPCFNERSKASYARRVKAKFDREVRLGRVVPDGHRFCPACDAVKPFEAFPRNRADASGYATYCKPCHNAKTRDTKDRLYGGNREYHLRQRYGVGEKEFQELLAEQGGVCAICGGANPQHLDHDHRTGWVRGILCFNCNGGLGQFRDSPMRLARAITYLRGTTWQRALIHPGVYQMCSPTRGRPPSRRF, from the coding sequence ATGGCTCCGATCAATGACGATCGTGATGGCCTCCGCCGCTGCCGAGACTGCAGCGAGTGGAAGCCGCTCGACCAGTTCTGTGCGAGTTCGAAGCGGCCGGATGGGCGGGGCAGCTATTGCAAGCCCTGCTTCAACGAGCGGTCCAAGGCAAGCTACGCGCGTCGAGTGAAGGCGAAGTTCGACCGTGAGGTGCGCCTTGGCCGAGTCGTGCCGGACGGACACAGGTTCTGTCCGGCTTGCGATGCGGTCAAGCCGTTCGAAGCCTTCCCGCGCAACCGTGCGGATGCCTCCGGTTACGCGACCTATTGCAAGCCCTGCCACAACGCCAAGACCAGAGACACGAAGGACCGGCTCTACGGGGGCAACCGCGAGTACCACCTGCGGCAGCGCTACGGCGTGGGGGAGAAGGAGTTTCAGGAGCTCCTGGCCGAGCAGGGCGGCGTGTGCGCCATCTGTGGCGGGGCCAACCCGCAACATCTGGACCACGATCATCGCACCGGATGGGTGCGCGGGATACTCTGCTTCAACTGCAACGGTGGTCTTGGCCAGTTCCGTGACAGTCCCATGAGGCTGGCCAGGGCGATCACGTACCTGAGAGGAACCACGTGGCAGCGGGCTTTGATCCATCCGGGCGTCTACCAGATGTGTTCACCAACGCGGGGACGTCCTCCTTCACGACGTTTCTGA
- a CDS encoding lipopolysaccharide biosynthesis protein: MIQRLLRLIPPGTIAVGAGLGLLGLASYVHLAVAGHSLSKADYSALSVLWSIVFTLGIGVFMPIEQEVARVVAARRSQGLPPGPVLTRGVTVAAVLLAVLVLAVTAGRQPLADKLFAGDDTLVTVLIGALAAMAVAYATRGVLSGLQLFPWYGTQLGIDGGLRIIMVALLGLAGVTSPIWYGLVLVAAPLLSVLLTLPPVLRAIGAGPPVAWATLLRGLGLLTASSLLSQVVVNIGVINVQLLAPSDAAAAGALLSALVLVRIPLFVFGSLQASLLPGLATTATTGDQAGFHSLLRRALGIVTALGLTGAVGAVLLGPWLVGTLFDAPGVLGHGDFAWLAAATLAYLWAMVLGQALLALDRHRAQALAWTVGVAALIAVTLLPAPVTLRVELAYTIGSVIVAATMAILLRHGGVRRPTTLTRPLAEAVAPAASGGIR; the protein is encoded by the coding sequence GTGATCCAACGCCTGCTGCGCCTGATCCCGCCCGGCACCATCGCTGTTGGTGCCGGGCTGGGTCTTCTCGGGCTCGCCTCATACGTTCACCTCGCGGTCGCCGGGCACAGCCTCAGCAAGGCCGACTACTCGGCCCTGTCGGTGCTCTGGTCGATCGTGTTCACCCTCGGCATCGGCGTGTTCATGCCCATCGAGCAGGAGGTCGCCCGGGTCGTCGCCGCCCGGCGCAGCCAGGGGCTTCCCCCCGGGCCGGTGCTGACCCGCGGTGTCACCGTCGCCGCCGTACTGCTCGCCGTGCTGGTGCTGGCCGTCACCGCCGGCCGTCAGCCGCTCGCCGACAAGCTCTTCGCCGGCGACGACACCCTGGTCACCGTGCTGATCGGCGCACTCGCCGCGATGGCCGTCGCCTACGCCACCCGCGGCGTCCTCTCCGGCCTGCAACTGTTCCCCTGGTACGGCACGCAACTAGGCATCGACGGCGGCCTGCGCATCATCATGGTCGCCCTGCTCGGGTTGGCCGGGGTGACCTCCCCCATCTGGTACGGGCTCGTGCTCGTCGCCGCCCCGCTGCTCAGCGTCCTGCTCACCCTGCCACCCGTGCTCCGCGCCATCGGCGCGGGCCCGCCGGTGGCCTGGGCCACCCTGCTGCGCGGCCTCGGCCTGCTCACCGCCTCCAGTCTGCTCTCCCAGGTCGTGGTGAACATCGGCGTCATCAACGTGCAGCTGCTCGCCCCGTCCGACGCGGCCGCCGCCGGCGCACTGCTCTCCGCCCTCGTGCTGGTCCGCATCCCCCTGTTCGTCTTCGGCTCCCTGCAGGCGTCACTGCTGCCCGGCCTGGCCACCACCGCCACCACCGGCGACCAGGCCGGCTTCCACAGCCTGCTGCGCCGGGCGCTCGGCATCGTCACCGCGCTCGGCCTCACCGGTGCCGTCGGCGCCGTGCTGCTCGGCCCCTGGCTGGTCGGCACCCTCTTCGACGCACCCGGCGTACTCGGCCACGGCGACTTCGCCTGGTTGGCGGCGGCCACGCTCGCCTACCTGTGGGCGATGGTGCTCGGCCAGGCCCTCCTCGCCCTCGACCGGCACCGCGCCCAGGCCCTCGCCTGGACCGTCGGCGTAGCCGCCCTGATCGCCGTGACGCTGCTCCCGGCTCCGGTCACCCTGCGCGTCGAGTTGGCGTACACGATCGGCTCTGTCATCGTGGCCGCCACCATGGCGATCCTGCTGCGCCACGGCGGCGTCCGTCGACCCACCACCCTCACCCGGCCGCTCGCCGAGGCCGTCGCCCCTGCCGCATCCGGAGGCATCCGATGA
- the rfbA gene encoding glucose-1-phosphate thymidylyltransferase RfbA, which translates to MRGILLAGGTGSRLWPITRAVSKQLMPVFDKPMIYYPLSTLVMSGVREILVITTPDDQDQFRRLLGDGSQFGLRLEYASQARPEGIAQAFILGADFIGTESVALVLGDNIFHGVGLGRQLAAHGDPVGGRVFAYQVANPQEYGVVDFDADGRVLSIEEKPARPKSRYAVPGLYFYDNRVVDIARKLTPSARGELEITAVNEAYRETGELSVTVLDRGTAWLDTGTFTSMMQAAEFVRVVEERQGLKIGCVEEVAWRAGLIDDAQLRALAEPLTKSGYGDYLLGLLSEQAGGDGGSW; encoded by the coding sequence GTGCGTGGAATCCTACTTGCTGGCGGCACCGGGTCCCGGCTCTGGCCGATCACCCGGGCGGTCTCGAAGCAGCTGATGCCGGTCTTCGACAAGCCGATGATCTACTACCCGCTCTCCACCCTGGTGATGTCCGGGGTGCGGGAGATCCTGGTGATCACGACTCCGGACGACCAGGACCAGTTCCGTCGGCTGCTCGGCGACGGCAGCCAGTTCGGGCTGCGGTTGGAGTACGCCAGCCAGGCCCGCCCGGAGGGCATCGCGCAGGCGTTCATCCTCGGCGCGGACTTCATCGGCACCGAGTCGGTGGCGCTGGTCCTCGGCGACAACATCTTCCACGGCGTGGGTCTGGGTCGGCAGCTCGCCGCGCACGGCGACCCGGTCGGTGGGCGGGTCTTCGCCTATCAGGTGGCCAACCCGCAGGAGTACGGCGTGGTCGACTTCGACGCCGACGGTCGGGTGCTCTCGATCGAGGAGAAGCCGGCCCGGCCCAAGTCCCGCTACGCGGTGCCCGGCCTCTACTTCTACGACAACCGGGTGGTGGACATCGCCCGCAAGCTGACCCCGAGCGCCCGCGGCGAGCTGGAGATCACGGCGGTCAACGAGGCGTACCGGGAGACCGGGGAGCTGTCGGTGACGGTGCTGGATCGCGGCACCGCCTGGCTCGACACCGGCACGTTCACCTCGATGATGCAGGCCGCCGAGTTCGTCCGGGTGGTCGAGGAACGTCAGGGTCTCAAGATCGGTTGCGTCGAGGAGGTCGCCTGGCGGGCTGGCCTGATCGACGACGCGCAGCTGCGCGCGCTCGCCGAGCCGCTGACCAAGAGCGGTTACGGCGACTACCTGCTCGGCCTGCTCAGCGAGCAGGCCGGCGGCGACGGGGGTTCCTGGTGA
- the dop gene encoding depupylase/deamidase Dop yields MSVRRIMGTEVEYGISVPGQAGANPMVTSSQVVNAYGARPELNRGGRARWDYEEESPLRDARGFTYSGAAYDPAEALADEDLGLANVILTNGARLYVDHAHPEYSTPEVTTPRDIVRWDKAGERVMAEASRRAATIPGTQPIHLYKNNTDNKGASYGAHENYLMRRQTPFADIVAYLTPFFVTRQIVCGAGRVGIGQDGSQSGFQISQRADFFEVEVGLETTLKRPIINTRDEPHADADKYRRLHVIIGDANLSEISTYLKVGTTALILTMIEEKALGADLGIADPVSELRAVSHDPSLTHRMRLRDGRRLTALDLQWAYLERVRSFVDDRYGADADEQTVDVLDRWESVLDRLGRDPMLCADELDWVAKLRLLEGYREREKLGWGSHKLQLVDLQYSDVRPEKGLYHRLVSRGAMKTLLTDDETRSAMTEPPEDTRAYFRGRCLAQYASEVVAASWDSVIFDVGRESLVRVPMMEPERGTRAHVGALFDRCASAKDLLETLTGG; encoded by the coding sequence ATGAGCGTAAGACGGATCATGGGCACCGAGGTCGAGTACGGCATCTCCGTGCCCGGGCAGGCCGGGGCCAACCCGATGGTGACCTCATCGCAGGTGGTCAACGCCTACGGCGCGCGTCCCGAACTCAACCGGGGCGGCCGGGCCCGCTGGGACTACGAGGAAGAGTCGCCGCTGCGCGACGCTCGCGGCTTCACCTACTCCGGCGCCGCGTACGACCCCGCCGAGGCCCTCGCCGACGAAGACCTCGGCCTGGCCAACGTGATACTCACCAACGGCGCACGGCTCTACGTCGACCACGCCCACCCCGAATACTCCACCCCGGAGGTCACCACCCCCCGGGACATCGTGCGCTGGGACAAAGCCGGCGAGCGGGTGATGGCCGAGGCGTCCCGCCGTGCCGCCACCATCCCCGGCACCCAGCCGATCCACCTCTACAAGAACAACACCGACAACAAGGGCGCCAGCTACGGCGCCCACGAGAACTACCTGATGCGCCGGCAGACGCCGTTCGCCGACATCGTGGCGTACCTGACGCCGTTCTTCGTCACCCGCCAGATCGTCTGCGGTGCCGGCCGGGTCGGCATCGGCCAGGACGGCAGCCAGAGCGGCTTCCAGATCTCCCAACGCGCCGACTTCTTCGAGGTCGAGGTGGGCCTGGAGACCACCCTCAAGCGGCCGATCATCAACACCCGCGACGAGCCGCACGCCGACGCCGACAAGTACCGCCGACTGCACGTCATCATCGGCGACGCCAACCTCTCCGAGATCTCCACCTACCTCAAGGTCGGCACCACCGCCCTGATCCTCACCATGATCGAGGAGAAGGCGCTCGGGGCTGACCTCGGCATCGCCGACCCGGTCAGCGAGCTGCGCGCCGTCAGCCACGACCCGTCCCTGACGCACCGCATGCGACTGCGCGACGGTCGCCGGCTCACCGCGCTGGACCTGCAGTGGGCCTACCTGGAGCGGGTCCGCTCCTTTGTCGACGACCGGTACGGCGCCGACGCCGACGAGCAGACCGTCGACGTGCTGGACCGCTGGGAGAGCGTGCTCGACCGGTTGGGCCGGGACCCGATGCTCTGCGCCGACGAGTTGGACTGGGTGGCCAAGCTGCGGCTGCTGGAGGGCTACCGGGAGCGGGAGAAGCTCGGTTGGGGCTCGCACAAGTTGCAGCTCGTCGACCTTCAGTACTCCGACGTCCGCCCGGAGAAGGGCCTCTACCACCGGCTGGTCAGCCGGGGGGCGATGAAGACGCTGCTCACCGACGACGAGACGCGCAGCGCGATGACCGAGCCCCCGGAGGACACCCGGGCCTACTTCCGTGGTCGCTGCCTGGCCCAGTACGCCTCCGAGGTGGTCGCCGCGAGCTGGGACTCGGTGATCTTCGACGTGGGCCGGGAGTCGCTGGTCCGGGTCCCGATGATGGAGCCGGAGCGGGGCACCCGCGCCCACGTCGGCGCCCTGTTCGACCGCTGCGCCAGCGCCAAGGATCTGCTGGAGACGTTGACCGGGGGCTGA
- the prcB gene encoding proteasome subunit beta, translating into MAAGFDPSGRLPDVFTNAGTSSFTTFLSRVAPEMLPGRRPLPPGMAADLAPHATTIVAIAAAEGVVMAGDRRATMGNLIAQRDIEKVHPADAYSLVGIAGTAGIGIELMRLFQVELEHYEKIEGAMLSLDGKANRLASMIRGNLGAAMQGLAVVPLFAGFDLAAADPARAGRIFSFDVTGGPYEETGYDAIGSGSLFAKSALKKRFRVGLSVQDATRLAVEALYDAADDDTATGGPDLTRRIYPVVMTATAEGTYRLTDAETAAIAEGVVAGRMENPGG; encoded by the coding sequence GTGGCAGCGGGCTTTGATCCATCCGGGCGTCTACCAGATGTGTTCACCAACGCGGGGACGTCCTCCTTCACGACGTTTCTGAGTCGGGTGGCCCCCGAGATGCTGCCCGGTCGGCGACCGCTGCCGCCGGGCATGGCCGCCGACCTGGCGCCGCACGCGACCACCATCGTGGCCATCGCGGCCGCCGAGGGTGTGGTGATGGCGGGCGACCGACGGGCCACCATGGGCAACCTGATCGCCCAGCGCGACATCGAGAAGGTGCACCCGGCCGACGCGTACTCGCTGGTCGGCATCGCGGGCACCGCCGGTATCGGCATCGAGCTGATGCGACTGTTCCAGGTGGAGCTGGAGCACTACGAGAAGATCGAGGGCGCGATGCTCTCGTTGGACGGTAAGGCCAACCGGTTGGCCTCGATGATCCGGGGCAACCTGGGCGCGGCCATGCAGGGGTTGGCCGTGGTGCCGCTCTTCGCCGGGTTCGACCTGGCCGCCGCCGACCCGGCGCGGGCCGGTCGGATCTTCAGCTTCGACGTGACGGGTGGCCCGTACGAGGAGACCGGCTACGACGCGATCGGGTCGGGGTCGTTGTTCGCCAAGTCCGCGTTGAAGAAGCGGTTCCGCGTCGGGCTCTCCGTTCAGGACGCGACGCGGCTGGCGGTCGAGGCGCTCTATGACGCGGCCGACGACGACACCGCGACCGGCGGGCCGGACCTGACCCGGCGGATCTACCCCGTGGTGATGACCGCGACTGCCGAGGGCACCTACCGGCTCACCGACGCCGAGACGGCGGCGATCGCCGAGGGCGTGGTCGCCGGCCGGATGGAAAACCCGGGCGGCTAG
- a CDS encoding DUF2304 domain-containing protein, translating into MKLTLVTGLTGLLLLGTIVELLRRRQLREKYGMLWLAVLVIVIPLSLFPRLLDNVAGLLGVASGVSLVLFLGIVFLLLVCVHLSWEVSALEEETRTLAEDFALLRAEIAEERAARDELVSTDG; encoded by the coding sequence ATGAAGCTCACCCTCGTCACCGGCCTGACCGGCCTGCTGCTCCTCGGCACCATCGTCGAGCTGCTGCGCCGCCGTCAGCTGCGCGAGAAGTACGGCATGCTCTGGCTCGCCGTGCTGGTCATCGTGATTCCGCTGTCCCTGTTCCCCCGGCTGCTCGACAACGTCGCCGGACTCCTCGGTGTCGCCTCCGGTGTGAGCCTGGTGCTCTTCCTCGGCATCGTCTTCCTGCTGCTGGTGTGCGTACACCTCAGCTGGGAGGTCAGCGCCCTGGAGGAGGAGACCCGCACCCTGGCCGAGGACTTCGCCCTACTCCGCGCGGAGATCGCCGAGGAGCGGGCAGCCCGAGACGAACTGGTGTCGACCGATGGTTAA